One segment of Haloplanus natans DSM 17983 DNA contains the following:
- a CDS encoding methyl-accepting chemotaxis protein gives MLEKVKLDRFDLRPKLILAFVLVALLVAVTGAIGYTSVATVDEEAHIIAEDGLKMDASAEMIVAIEQQQGAIQAAQLGEENAQQQFEEATQHFNEQAQHLEEAELSPQQEEQFSTLKSQHEEYNTLGTEFFDARAAGETELAAQKAAEMDTLRLQMEEHAHAIEQSAQADLESQVEIADSTTQSAQLEILGLTIGAFVLAIAIGLFVAGRIIPPITRLEETAQAVSDGNLDNDLDDHVEDDELGRMIEAFTEMQSNLRGVFSQIGTASRGLREGDLGWEFESSYPGRYGETVADLEAGADELAESFDEIRGVSDDLQQGVLDGDVDADRPGQYGEVLTDLATGTTQLSESFAQISAVSRGLNSGQLDQDIDTDFPGTFGSTLGDLENGIEQLDTSVARVQSIADDVATSSESVASSSEEIEQASRQVAESVEEISRGADTQSENLDEVAGEMNDMSATVEEIASSAEEVATTASTAVERGETGRQYASEATEEIQSIETRADQAATQVEALDEKMDRIGEVVEMIADIAEQTNMLALNASIEAARAGEAGEGFGVVANEIKSLAGEAAEATTDIEQRIEEVQATTDDTVEGIQQMSDRVERGSDTIEDAIEMFDEIANTVQEAESGIREISDATDDQAASSEEVVSMVDQVSSVSQQTAAEASNVSAATEEQTASLSEASENVQQLSALAEELHDQVSDFDTGSGVNAGADVTAGSAAAADGGHHLSETDARTPEYDGET, from the coding sequence TGATCGTTGCCATCGAACAGCAGCAGGGTGCGATACAGGCTGCCCAACTCGGTGAGGAAAACGCACAGCAACAATTCGAAGAGGCCACGCAACATTTCAACGAACAGGCACAGCACCTCGAAGAGGCGGAGTTGAGCCCACAGCAAGAAGAACAGTTCTCGACCCTCAAATCCCAACACGAGGAGTACAACACGCTCGGAACCGAATTTTTCGACGCGAGAGCCGCGGGTGAGACTGAACTCGCTGCACAGAAAGCCGCCGAAATGGACACCCTCCGTCTCCAAATGGAAGAGCACGCACACGCCATCGAGCAATCGGCACAAGCAGACCTCGAATCTCAAGTCGAAATCGCCGATAGCACGACACAGTCCGCACAACTGGAGATTCTCGGGCTTACCATCGGTGCGTTCGTCCTCGCGATCGCCATCGGCCTGTTCGTGGCCGGACGGATCATCCCGCCGATCACGAGGTTGGAAGAGACTGCACAGGCTGTCAGTGACGGCAACCTCGACAACGACCTCGACGACCACGTCGAAGACGACGAACTCGGTCGGATGATCGAGGCGTTCACCGAGATGCAGTCGAATCTTCGAGGCGTATTCTCGCAGATCGGAACCGCCAGCCGTGGTTTGCGAGAGGGCGACCTCGGGTGGGAGTTCGAGTCCAGCTATCCCGGTCGGTACGGCGAAACCGTCGCTGATCTCGAAGCGGGTGCCGACGAACTCGCGGAGAGTTTCGACGAGATCCGGGGTGTGAGCGACGATCTCCAGCAGGGAGTTCTGGACGGGGACGTCGATGCGGACCGCCCCGGACAGTACGGCGAAGTGCTCACCGACCTCGCGACCGGGACGACCCAGTTGTCGGAAAGCTTCGCCCAAATCTCGGCCGTGAGCCGGGGTCTGAACTCCGGGCAGCTGGATCAGGACATCGACACGGATTTCCCGGGAACGTTTGGATCGACACTGGGTGACCTCGAGAACGGGATCGAGCAGTTGGATACGAGCGTCGCACGCGTCCAGTCCATCGCGGACGATGTCGCGACATCGAGCGAGAGCGTGGCGAGCAGTTCGGAAGAGATCGAACAGGCCAGCAGGCAGGTCGCGGAGTCCGTCGAGGAGATTTCACGCGGTGCGGACACACAGAGCGAGAACCTCGACGAGGTGGCCGGCGAGATGAACGACATGTCGGCGACCGTCGAGGAAATCGCTTCCTCGGCCGAGGAGGTGGCTACAACCGCCAGTACGGCTGTCGAGCGCGGTGAGACTGGCCGACAGTACGCCTCGGAGGCGACCGAAGAGATCCAGTCGATCGAAACGCGGGCCGACCAAGCGGCCACACAAGTCGAGGCGCTCGACGAGAAGATGGACCGGATCGGCGAGGTCGTCGAGATGATCGCCGACATCGCCGAACAGACCAACATGCTGGCATTGAACGCCTCGATCGAGGCCGCGAGGGCTGGAGAAGCGGGCGAGGGGTTCGGCGTCGTGGCAAACGAGATAAAGTCCTTAGCAGGGGAGGCAGCCGAAGCGACTACGGACATCGAACAGCGCATCGAAGAGGTCCAGGCGACGACGGACGATACCGTCGAGGGCATACAACAGATGAGCGACCGCGTCGAACGCGGCTCCGACACGATCGAAGACGCCATCGAGATGTTCGACGAAATCGCCAACACCGTCCAGGAAGCCGAAAGCGGTATCCGGGAAATCAGCGACGCCACCGACGACCAGGCGGCCTCGTCGGAAGAAGTGGTGTCGATGGTCGACCAGGTCTCCAGCGTCAGCCAGCAGACGGCGGCCGAGGCGAGCAACGTCTCCGCCGCGACCGAAGAGCAGACCGCCTCACTGTCCGAGGCCTCGGAGAACGTGCAACAGCTGTCCGCGCTCGCTGAGGAACTACACGACCAAGTGTCGGATTTCGACACCGGATCGGGTGTCAATGCAGGAGCCGATGTGACAGCGGGATCGGCGGCCGCAGCCGACGGCGGACACCACCTCTCCGAGACCGATGCTCGAACGCCGGAGTACGATGGAGAAACGTGA